ACGCTGCCAACGCGGCCCCCGCCCGTGCCGCGCAAGGAATTCCATGTCTGTCCTGATTGAACGCAAGTCCAGCGATCGCAACAGCATCGCCATCGAAACCACCGACACCCCGCACTTCGCCGCCACCAAACGCCGCCTTACGCCCGCCCAGCGCCAGTGGCTGTCGGCATCCGGCTTTGAAGCCGCGCCGGGCACGCTCGCGCTGCTGCCGGATCAAGGCGGCAAGCTGGCTCGCGTGCTGGTGGGCGTGGATGCGGGCGATGCGCTGGGCGCCCTTGGCGGGCTGCCGCGCACGCTGCCGGAAGGCACTTATCACCTCGCCGACGAGGGCGTGCTGAAGGACAAGCTGCAGGCCGCGCTGGGCTGGGCGCTCGGCGCCTACGAGTTCACCCGCTACCGCAAGGCGCGCCGCGCGCCGGCCAAGCTGGCCATTGCCGCCGCCAACCTCGACACACTCAAGCCGCTGGCCGACGCCACCACGCTGGTGCGCGACCTGGTCAACACGCCGACCGAGGACATGGGCCCCAAGCATCTCGCCGATGCGGTGAAGCAACTGGGCAAGACGCACAAGGGCAAGGTGCGCGAGTGGGTGGGCGACGAACTGCTCGACGCCAACTTCCCCACCATTCACGCCGTGGGTCGCGCCAGCCATCGCTCGCCGCGCCTGATCGAACTGACCTGGGGCAAGAGCAGCGATCCGAAGATCGCGGTGGTCGGCAAGGGCGTGTGCTTCGATACCGGTGGCCTGGACCTGAAGCCGGCCGACGGTATGCGCTGGATGAAAAAGGACATGGGCGGCGCGGCGCACGCCATTGCGCTGGCCGGCCTGATCATGCAGGCGAAGCTGCCCGTGCGCCTGCAGCTGCTGATCCCTGCCGTGGAGAACGCGGTGTCGGGCGCAGCGATGCGTCCGGGTGAAGTCATCACCACGCGTGCGGGCATCACGGTGGAGGTGGACAACACCGATGCCGAAGGTCGCCTGGTGCTGTGCGACGCGCTGACCTTCGCCACCGAGCAGAAGCCCGAACTCATCATCGATTTCGCCACGCTCACGGGCGCGGCACGCATTGCGCTGGGCCCGGACCTTCCGGCGCTGTTCGCCAACAACGACGACGCCGCCGACCGCGTGCTCGCCGCCGGCCGCGCGGTAAACGATCCCCTGTGGCGCCTGCCGCTGTGGCGCCCATACCGCAAGATGCTGGAGTCGTACCTGGCCGACATGGCCAACTCCGGCGCGTCGCGTCACGCGGGTGCGATCACCGCCGCGCTTTATCTGGAGCGCTTCGTGCCCGAGACCACGCCGTGGCTGCACCTGGACACGTATGCGTGGAACGACGCGGACCGCCCGGGCCGCCCGCGTGGCGGCGAGGCACTGGGCCTGCGTGCGTTCTTCGCATTCCTGCAGCAGCGCTACAAGGGCTGAGGCCATTACCGGTTCGAGACAAGAAGGGCGGCCCTCGGGTCGCCCTTTTGATTTTTGGCGAGACAAGTTCGCTCCCCCTTGTGGGAGTGCCCGCTAATTCACTTGTAGGAGCGCGCTTGCGCGCGACCGCAACGCGTCGTTGTAGCACGACACTTCAGCGGTGAGAACACGGTGTTGTCGTCGCCGTGGTCGCGAAAGCCGGGCACTGCCTGCGGTCGCGCACGAGTGCGCTCCTACAGGGGTATGGCATGCCATGGTGGTTACGCGCTTGTTCCTGGCGTCACGCCCCATCCCTATCCGGTGGGAGCGCACCCTGTGCGCGACGGGTGAGCGGCGATGTACCTCGATGCATCGATGAAGACGCCTCGCGAAAAACCACCCCCAGAGGAGGCATTCGGGCCGCGGTCGCGCACAGAGTGCGCTCCCACCGGGGAGTGGTGTCGCCCCGCCCCTAGGTCGACGACTCCACCCCTGCCCCGCGCAACCGCCGCGCCAGCGCTCTCAGGCCACGGAGGATCTTCGGCACCAGCCACAGCAGAAACAGCACGAAGATGCCCAGCAGCACGAGGAACACCGCCGGGTGCTGCCACATGAGGTACATGCCACCCAGCCACGAGATGTCTTCGCCCAGGCTCGCGCCCCAGTTGCTGAAGGGTTCGGGCGAGGTGTTGATCAGGGCGCGGCCACCGGTCTTGGCCAGGTGCGTGCCGGAGGTCAGCGTGCCGCCCAGCAGGGCCGCCGCCAGCTGCGTGCCGGCACCGGCATCGCGGAACACGCCCCACGCCAGCAAGGCGCCGGCAGGCACGCGGATAAAGGTATGTACGGCATCCCACACGCTGTCGAAGGCGGGCACCTTGTCGGCGAGGAACTCGCCCAGCGTCAGTACGCCCGCGGTGATCAGCACCCAGTTGTCGGTGAGCAACTGCAAGCCATCCGGCAGGTGCACCACGCCGAAGCGCCCCAGCAGGCCGGCCAGCAACACCGTGGCGTAGAGGCGAAAGCCGCTGGCCCAGGACAGGCCACCGGCCAGCGCGAGGTTCTGCAACGTATCCATGAGCGGTCTCCGGGTACGACGCACGAGCGGCAGGCTTGAAGCATGCGCGCAGGGCGGCCCGCGTCACAAGGCATGCCCAACCATGACTTTCGGCGATGACGCCATGGCTCGCGGGGTGCCATTCTGCGGGTTTGATCCAATCAGGGACCCTCCATGCCGACGCCTCGCCTCCTGTCGCTCGCCTTATGCGCCGCACTTGCCACCTTCGCCCATGCCGAGGACGCCAAGCCCGCGCAGCAGCCGCCACTCAGTGCGCAGACGGTGCGCTCGGGCGGCGTGCTGCCGGCGGAACAGGCGCGCGTGCACTTCGACCATGCAGAGCTGCACTTCAGCGTGGATCCGGCCCAGCAGACGCTGGACGCCACGGCGAAGCTCACCTTCAGCGCACGCGAGGCGACCGACGTGCTGCTGCTGGACCTGGACAACAACCTCACCATCAAGCGCCTGTCGGTGGACGGCAAGGCGCTTGGCGCCGACCGCTGGAGCAATCCGGACGGCCGCCTGCGCATCCAGCTCCCGAAGGCGCTGGCCAAGGACGGCAAGGTGACGGTGGAGATCGCCTACGGTGGCAAGCCGCATGTGGCCAAGAAGGCACCGTGGGACGGCGGCTTCGTGTGGAGCCACACCGATGACGGCCAGCCATGGATCGCCACCGCGGTGGAAGGCGAAGGCTGCGATCTCTTCTGGCCGTGCATCGACCATCCGCAGGGCAAGCCCGACCTGGTCGACACGTATATCACCGTGCCCAAGTCCCTCGCCGCGCCGGGCAATGGCGTGCTGGTCGACATCAAGGACCATGGCGACACGCACACCTATCACTGGCGCGCCAAGCACCCGACCACCTACGCCATTTCGATCAACATCGGCCCGTTTGATGTGCTGAAGGGCGATTACCACAGCCATTACGGCAACACGATTCCGATGCAGATGTGGTACCTGCGCGGCCACGAGGCGCAGGCGAAGCAGCTGTTTGGCGAATTCCCGCGCATGCTGGATTTCTTCGAGCAGCAGATTGGCCCCTACCCGTTCGGCGACGAAAAGATGGGCGTGGTGGAAACGCCGCATCTGGGCATGGAGCACCAGACCATCAACGCCTACGGCAACGGCTACCCACGCAGCGAGTACGGCTTCGACTGGCTGCTGCAGCATGAGTTCTCGCACGAGTGGTTCGGCAACCAGGTGACCAATGCCGACTGGGACGACATGTGGATCCATGAGGGCTTCGGCACCTACATGCAGCCGCTGTTCGGCCAGTACCTGTACGGCGACATGCCGTACTTCTCGATGCTGCAGAACGAACGCAGCATGGTGAAGAACGCCTACCCCATCGTGAAGGGCCAGAGCCAGACCGAGGAAGAGGTGTACGACGCCGCGCACGGCCCCGGCAACGACATCTACTACAAGGGCTCGCTGATGCTGCACTCGCTGCGGCAGATGATCGGCGACCGCGCCTTCTTCGAGAGCGTGCGCCGTCTGGTGTACGGCCGCCCCGATCCGAAGCCTGGCAACTTCGCGCCGCACTACGCCACTACGCAGGACTACATCAACATCGTGAACCAGGTGAGCGGTCGCGACCTGGGCTGGTTCTTCGACATGTACCTGCACGAAGCCGCCCTGCCCGCACTGGAAACCCACCAGGACGGCAACACCCTGCGCCTGCACTGGCGCGTGCCGCACGACAAGCCGTTCCCGATGCCGGTGGAGGTGCAGGTGGGCGACCAGCTCGTCACCGTGCCGATGAACGGCGGCGATGCCGCCATTCCCGTGCCCGCCGGCTCACTGGTAATCGTGGACCCGCGCAGCAAGTTGCTGCGTGACCTGCCGCATTTCGCCGAATACCAGCAGTGGAAGAAGGAACAGGCAGAGAAGAAGGCGAAGGCGGCGAAGTAAAAGCCGCTCCTCCTCTATCTGTACCTGTGGGAGCTCTACCTGTAGGAGCGCACCCTGTGCGCGACAGCCTGACGGAGCGGTGAGCCTGCTACTCCGCGGTCGCGCGCAAGCACGCTCCTACAAGGGCTGCCGAATCTGGTAGGAGCGTGCTTGCGCGCGACCGCGGCACCCCGGTGTGCGCCGCTCTCACGATGGGCGCATCAGCGGACCGCGGCGCTCGTCATCGCTGGGTATCTGTAGGAGCGCACCCTGTGCGCGACAACCTGACGGAGCGGTGAGCCTGCTGCTCCGCGGTCGCGCACAGGGTGCGCTCCTACCAGGTTCTGCAGCCCTTGTAGGAGCGCGCTTGCGCGCGACCGTAGCGCCCCGGTGTACGCCGCCCTCACGATGGGCGCTTCAGAGGACCGCAGCGCTCGTCATCGCTGCGTATCTGTAGGAGCGCACCCTGTGCGCGACAACCTGACGGAGCGGTGAGCCTGCTACTCCGCGGTCGCGCACAGGGTGCGCTCCTACAGGGTTGAATCACGGGGCGCCTGTTCGGCGCATAAAAAAAGGCGGCCCGAGGGCCGCCTTTTTCATGGATTGCCCATCGACAGGTCAGTGGGCCGCCGGGGTCGGCTGGGCGGGCTTCTCCGGCGTGGCCGCGGCGGTGGCCGAGGTGGCGTTGGAGAACTTGCCGCCGTAGGGCAGCACTTCCGACGCCAGCTTGGCGTCACCCTTGATCAGGCCCACCGCGTCGAACAGGATGTGCGCGGTTTCGCTCAACTGCGGATCAGCCGCCTTCTTGGCGTCCTTCTCCTGCTGCAGTTCGCTCTTGAGGCTGCGCTCGTTGGCGTTGAGGCCATCGTCCAGCGTATCGGCGCCTTCGTTGTCGGCACCACCATCGATAGCCTTGTGACGCGCGCGGAAGTCAGCCTGCATGGCGTCCAGTTCCTTGCGCTCGGTTTCGCGCTGGGCAAAGTTGAGCGAGATCGTGGTCTTGTCGCGCATCTTCTTGTACTGCGCCAGCTCGTCCAGCATGAGCTTCCAACCCGGCGAGGTGGCCGTGCGGGCGTCGTGCTTGGTGGTCAGCTGCGGCAGGTAGGCCTTCAGGTCGGCCACCGGCTTGTAGTCGGCCGGCGCGATCTGCGTCCACGGCAGCGCGTTGTCGTAGGTGGACTCGCCGAAGTCTTTCTCGTCGCCGTTCTTCGGGAACTGGATGTCCGGCGTCACGCCCTTCAGCTGGGTGGAGCCGCCGTTGATGCGGAAGAATTCCTGGATGGTCATCTTCAGCTCGCCGAACTGCGGCTTCTCGCTGTTGTTGCGCGTGAAGCGGTCCAGGTCCACCAGGTTCTGCACGGTGCCCTTGCCGAAGGTGGGCTGGCCGATGATCAGGCCGCGGCCGTAATCCTGGATGGCGGCAGCGAAGATTTCCGAAGCCGACGCCGAGCCGCGATTGACCATCACGGCCATCGGGCCACTCCAGGACATGCCCGGATCGTCGTCGCCCTGCACCTGCACTTCACCGCGCGCATCGCGCACCTGCACCACCGGACCCTGGTCGATGAACAGGCCAGTGAGTTCGTTGGCTTCGGCCAGCGAGCCGCCGCCGTTGTTGCGCAGGTCGATCACCACGCCTTCCACGTTCTCGGCCTTCAGCTCGCCCAGCAGCTTGGCCACGTCGCGGGTAGCGCTCTTGAAGTCCTTGTCGCCTTCGCGACGGGCGCCGAAGTCGGAGTAGAAGCTCGGCAGGTCGATCACGCCGATCTTGCGCGTGACACCGGCGTCCTTGATCTCGATGACCTTCTTCTTGGCGGCCTGCTCTTCGATGCTCACCTTCTGGCGGACCAG
The nucleotide sequence above comes from Dyella telluris. Encoded proteins:
- a CDS encoding leucyl aminopeptidase family protein, yielding MSVLIERKSSDRNSIAIETTDTPHFAATKRRLTPAQRQWLSASGFEAAPGTLALLPDQGGKLARVLVGVDAGDALGALGGLPRTLPEGTYHLADEGVLKDKLQAALGWALGAYEFTRYRKARRAPAKLAIAAANLDTLKPLADATTLVRDLVNTPTEDMGPKHLADAVKQLGKTHKGKVREWVGDELLDANFPTIHAVGRASHRSPRLIELTWGKSSDPKIAVVGKGVCFDTGGLDLKPADGMRWMKKDMGGAAHAIALAGLIMQAKLPVRLQLLIPAVENAVSGAAMRPGEVITTRAGITVEVDNTDAEGRLVLCDALTFATEQKPELIIDFATLTGAARIALGPDLPALFANNDDAADRVLAAGRAVNDPLWRLPLWRPYRKMLESYLADMANSGASRHAGAITAALYLERFVPETTPWLHLDTYAWNDADRPGRPRGGEALGLRAFFAFLQQRYKG
- a CDS encoding DUF4126 domain-containing protein; translation: MDTLQNLALAGGLSWASGFRLYATVLLAGLLGRFGVVHLPDGLQLLTDNWVLITAGVLTLGEFLADKVPAFDSVWDAVHTFIRVPAGALLAWGVFRDAGAGTQLAAALLGGTLTSGTHLAKTGGRALINTSPEPFSNWGASLGEDISWLGGMYLMWQHPAVFLVLLGIFVLFLLWLVPKILRGLRALARRLRGAGVESST
- a CDS encoding M1 family metallopeptidase, producing MPTPRLLSLALCAALATFAHAEDAKPAQQPPLSAQTVRSGGVLPAEQARVHFDHAELHFSVDPAQQTLDATAKLTFSAREATDVLLLDLDNNLTIKRLSVDGKALGADRWSNPDGRLRIQLPKALAKDGKVTVEIAYGGKPHVAKKAPWDGGFVWSHTDDGQPWIATAVEGEGCDLFWPCIDHPQGKPDLVDTYITVPKSLAAPGNGVLVDIKDHGDTHTYHWRAKHPTTYAISINIGPFDVLKGDYHSHYGNTIPMQMWYLRGHEAQAKQLFGEFPRMLDFFEQQIGPYPFGDEKMGVVETPHLGMEHQTINAYGNGYPRSEYGFDWLLQHEFSHEWFGNQVTNADWDDMWIHEGFGTYMQPLFGQYLYGDMPYFSMLQNERSMVKNAYPIVKGQSQTEEEVYDAAHGPGNDIYYKGSLMLHSLRQMIGDRAFFESVRRLVYGRPDPKPGNFAPHYATTQDYINIVNQVSGRDLGWFFDMYLHEAALPALETHQDGNTLRLHWRVPHDKPFPMPVEVQVGDQLVTVPMNGGDAAIPVPAGSLVIVDPRSKLLRDLPHFAEYQQWKKEQAEKKAKAAK
- a CDS encoding carboxy terminal-processing peptidase, whose product is MKLRPSLALLLALAVTGVGVHAQSAADLADAASPRKFSTLPLKPTVTQAQAAQLSARFLTRFHYDAKPLDDAMSQKIYKAYMDSLDGEKVFFTQADLAKFAPLKTQMDDAIWNQDLSGPFSMFNLYITRAIERMTYARGLLKQGFDFNTNESYNYDRKKAEWPKDQAELDTLWRERTMNDWLRLKLAGKPDDEIRKTLDKRYAGYIDRVKQLDGEDAFQSFMNAYAESTDPHTDYLGPRAAENFDISMKLSLEGIGAVLQARDEYTQIREVVVAGPAAKSGKVHVGDRIVAIGEGTSGPMVDVIGWRLDDVVKHIRGKKDTTVRLEILPADAGVDGKHELISLVRQKVSIEEQAAKKKVIEIKDAGVTRKIGVIDLPSFYSDFGARREGDKDFKSATRDVAKLLGELKAENVEGVVIDLRNNGGGSLAEANELTGLFIDQGPVVQVRDARGEVQVQGDDDPGMSWSGPMAVMVNRGSASASEIFAAAIQDYGRGLIIGQPTFGKGTVQNLVDLDRFTRNNSEKPQFGELKMTIQEFFRINGGSTQLKGVTPDIQFPKNGDEKDFGESTYDNALPWTQIAPADYKPVADLKAYLPQLTTKHDARTATSPGWKLMLDELAQYKKMRDKTTISLNFAQRETERKELDAMQADFRARHKAIDGGADNEGADTLDDGLNANERSLKSELQQEKDAKKAADPQLSETAHILFDAVGLIKGDAKLASEVLPYGGKFSNATSATAAATPEKPAQPTPAAH